A genomic stretch from Hydrogenimonas urashimensis includes:
- a CDS encoding 2Fe-2S iron-sulfur cluster-binding protein, whose amino-acid sequence MITLTIDGQKVKAKRGETILQAARRSGLYIPTMCYLTKVKPIASCRLCVVEVEGAEGFILSCQAPALDGMEVRTNSPELFSHRQNIMKLYDVNHPLECGVCDKSGACDLQNKTLEFGVDSQDFTARDHKRDLRKWQFIGYDESLCILCEKCVHVCNEVIGDDAIEIHFGGYNSRIQPKGTEELECTNCGECIAVCPVGAMISTDFQYKANAWELEKIPASCAHCSAGCALNYERKYEGALDRNEPKIYRVTNEFEFSTLCGAGRFGYDFENRVAEKDQEAFKRALDAFERADTIRFSSRITNEEALILQKLKEKRGYRLVNQDARNYQRFLESYATMSGKTLFNGSLESLADADGVIVLGTRILTDNPAVRYHITMASKRHNARVIYMHPMEDVQMQNVVTQFVKYEVGTEEGVLALLAKTLLEEKIDVKKIGNFFEELDEGYLSAESNVGEEELETISASLARCRRIALVVGEDCINHPRAEQIARIAALFERFGGVSVLPVAPKTNSLGVALLCDLDDEAGKFSVGYNAPGDFVLSALGDGDLDMPALNQQEGTFTTLNKRVVPTNAALPYKGFLLNDLANALGVSAEYTIDYTRQLPESKGFEAVDFDDIPYYFSNQDGEVRGYELKRLKHTIDSSLEEIAELPEFNGPVIYRCDPVLQFGPQTYRAAQLGSEEPLLYGAEQFAVAAKLKEGMRVKLNVGGVEMERVFKIDPALKGTIALNPTFDLGLSEDLLSSNYRYSQSKIEVVGQANE is encoded by the coding sequence ATGATTACATTGACCATTGACGGACAGAAAGTCAAAGCAAAGAGGGGAGAGACGATTCTGCAGGCCGCGCGCCGGTCAGGTCTCTATATCCCGACGATGTGCTATCTGACAAAGGTTAAACCGATCGCTTCATGCCGCCTCTGCGTCGTCGAAGTGGAAGGCGCGGAGGGGTTCATCCTCAGCTGTCAGGCCCCCGCGCTCGACGGGATGGAGGTGCGGACCAATTCGCCCGAACTCTTCAGCCATCGGCAGAACATCATGAAGCTCTACGATGTGAACCACCCTCTCGAATGCGGAGTCTGCGACAAGAGCGGGGCTTGCGATCTGCAGAACAAAACCCTCGAATTTGGCGTCGATTCGCAGGATTTTACAGCCAGGGACCACAAGAGAGATCTTCGCAAATGGCAATTTATCGGTTACGACGAGTCGCTCTGCATTCTGTGCGAGAAGTGTGTGCATGTCTGCAACGAAGTGATCGGGGACGATGCGATCGAAATCCATTTCGGCGGATACAACTCGCGCATCCAGCCCAAGGGGACGGAAGAGCTCGAGTGCACCAACTGCGGCGAGTGCATCGCGGTCTGTCCCGTGGGGGCGATGATCAGCACCGATTTCCAGTACAAGGCCAACGCCTGGGAACTCGAAAAGATCCCTGCATCGTGTGCCCACTGCAGCGCAGGATGCGCGCTCAATTACGAACGCAAATACGAAGGGGCGCTCGATCGCAACGAACCGAAAATCTACCGGGTGACGAACGAATTCGAATTTTCGACGCTCTGCGGTGCAGGCCGGTTCGGGTACGATTTTGAAAACCGTGTCGCGGAAAAAGACCAGGAGGCTTTCAAAAGGGCTCTTGATGCCTTCGAGCGCGCCGATACGATCCGCTTTTCAAGCCGTATCACCAACGAAGAGGCACTGATTCTTCAGAAACTGAAGGAAAAAAGAGGGTACAGGCTTGTCAATCAGGATGCGAGGAACTACCAGAGATTCCTCGAAAGCTATGCCACGATGAGCGGCAAAACCCTTTTCAACGGCTCGCTGGAATCGCTGGCGGATGCCGACGGGGTGATCGTGCTCGGTACGCGCATTCTAACCGACAATCCCGCAGTGCGGTACCACATTACGATGGCCTCCAAGCGGCACAACGCACGGGTGATCTATATGCATCCGATGGAAGATGTGCAGATGCAGAATGTCGTGACCCAATTCGTCAAATACGAAGTGGGGACCGAAGAGGGTGTGCTGGCGCTTCTGGCCAAAACGTTGCTCGAAGAAAAGATCGATGTCAAAAAGATCGGGAATTTTTTCGAAGAGCTTGACGAAGGATACCTGAGTGCGGAGAGCAACGTCGGCGAGGAGGAGCTGGAGACGATTTCGGCTTCCCTGGCGCGATGCCGGCGGATCGCCCTGGTGGTCGGTGAAGATTGCATCAACCACCCCAGAGCGGAGCAGATTGCCCGTATCGCGGCGCTTTTCGAGCGGTTCGGCGGTGTCAGCGTCCTCCCCGTAGCCCCCAAAACGAACTCTCTCGGTGTCGCGCTTTTGTGCGATCTCGACGATGAAGCCGGTAAGTTTTCCGTGGGGTACAACGCACCTGGGGATTTCGTCCTGAGTGCTCTGGGTGACGGCGATCTGGACATGCCCGCGCTCAATCAGCAGGAGGGGACTTTCACGACGCTGAACAAACGGGTCGTTCCGACGAATGCGGCACTTCCTTACAAAGGCTTTCTGCTTAACGATCTTGCCAACGCTCTTGGGGTCTCGGCGGAATATACCATCGATTATACCCGGCAGCTTCCCGAATCGAAAGGATTCGAGGCGGTCGATTTCGACGATATCCCCTATTACTTCAGCAACCAGGACGGCGAAGTGCGGGGATACGAGCTCAAGCGTCTCAAGCACACCATCGATTCCTCGCTCGAAGAGATAGCGGAGCTGCCCGAGTTCAACGGGCCGGTGATCTACCGATGCGATCCCGTGCTGCAGTTCGGCCCGCAGACATACAGAGCGGCCCAGCTCGGAAGTGAAGAGCCTCTTCTTTACGGTGCGGAGCAGTTTGCCGTGGCCGCCAAACTGAAGGAGGGAATGCGTGTGAAATTGAATGTCGGCGGTGTAGAGATGGAGAGGGTGTTTAAAATCGACCCAGCATTGAAAGGGACGATTGCGCTCAATCCGACCTTTGACTTGGGATTAAGTGAAGATTTGTTATCTTCGAATTATCGGTACAGTCAAAGCAAAATAGAAGTAGTGGGACAAGCCAATGAGTGA
- a CDS encoding FAD-dependent oxidoreductase — translation MARVVFSTWRGEFIDNRGKPEEEWVESEYKLPEQYEADRNAKAFIGWDGFAIFDESVDVVRLGTEYAQTYQKYSEACGRCAPGRWGGRILYDLMDKIARGEGEVNDLAHLKEVSRTMMETSKCEIGRTVPKPLLDMMEHYHDTFMDLIENKKKSPQYDDEEINYIAKVTAPCMDACPTHVDIPAYIEGVRDLRYDDSLKATRKTMPLAHTCGRVCPHPCEDECRRANLDEPISIMELKRIGADYETDHGFEWLHPQDPVKEKTGKRVAIVGAGPAGLTAAYYLGVKGIQCDVYEELPVLGGEVAVGVPQYRMPIEKYNKDIELAKSVGTNFIMNTKVDADMLRKFDKEYDATLLAFGTRLSKKVRAKNEREDMPGYWGAISFLDQVNLWEKYRIGEPVDLTGKTVVCVGGGFTSMDVVRCSIRCNAEKVIMLYRRDEKTIIRNTTYEEYHEAVEEGVEFIFHSAVEEIIEDENGCLKKLKVNRFELVPNPDGGRPQLVKIEGADFEIECDYLIPAVSQAADLGLLPEEWELELTSWGTLKTNGRDYMTSRKGLFAAGDCEYGPMTIVNAVGQARRAASVISRYVHTGEITLTDEEIMEDHLRRLRVYDKKEKVTGWLPGLPRQVSEKLGVDERKYNNREVNLGFTQEEAIAEAERCMRCYYIAMTAV, via the coding sequence GTGGCTCGAGTGGTTTTTTCGACCTGGCGCGGCGAGTTCATCGACAACCGCGGCAAGCCCGAAGAGGAGTGGGTCGAGTCCGAGTACAAACTGCCCGAACAGTACGAAGCGGACCGCAATGCCAAAGCCTTCATCGGATGGGACGGCTTCGCGATTTTCGACGAAAGCGTCGATGTCGTTCGTCTCGGGACGGAGTATGCGCAGACCTACCAGAAATATTCGGAGGCGTGCGGACGTTGCGCGCCGGGTCGATGGGGCGGTCGCATCCTCTATGACCTGATGGACAAAATCGCCCGTGGCGAAGGGGAAGTGAACGATCTTGCGCACCTGAAAGAAGTGTCACGCACGATGATGGAGACGAGCAAGTGCGAAATCGGCCGGACCGTGCCCAAACCGCTGCTGGACATGATGGAGCACTATCACGACACGTTCATGGATCTGATCGAAAACAAGAAGAAGTCACCGCAGTATGACGACGAGGAGATAAACTACATCGCCAAGGTGACGGCTCCCTGCATGGATGCGTGCCCGACCCATGTCGACATTCCCGCCTATATCGAAGGGGTGCGTGATCTGCGTTACGACGACTCCTTGAAGGCGACGCGCAAAACGATGCCGCTGGCACACACCTGCGGCCGTGTCTGTCCCCATCCGTGCGAAGACGAGTGCCGCCGGGCCAATCTGGACGAACCGATTTCGATCATGGAGCTCAAACGCATCGGCGCCGACTACGAAACGGACCATGGATTCGAATGGCTCCATCCGCAAGATCCGGTGAAGGAGAAAACAGGCAAGCGAGTCGCCATCGTCGGAGCGGGCCCCGCGGGGCTGACCGCAGCCTATTACCTGGGAGTGAAGGGGATCCAGTGCGATGTCTACGAAGAACTTCCCGTCCTGGGAGGAGAAGTCGCCGTGGGCGTACCGCAGTATCGCATGCCGATAGAAAAATACAACAAAGATATCGAACTGGCAAAAAGCGTCGGAACGAACTTCATCATGAATACGAAAGTCGATGCCGACATGCTTCGAAAGTTCGACAAAGAGTACGACGCGACGCTGCTGGCGTTCGGGACGCGCCTTTCCAAGAAGGTGCGTGCCAAAAACGAGCGGGAAGATATGCCTGGCTACTGGGGAGCCATCAGCTTCCTCGACCAGGTCAACCTTTGGGAGAAGTACCGCATCGGCGAGCCGGTCGACCTGACAGGAAAGACGGTCGTCTGTGTCGGCGGGGGGTTCACGTCGATGGACGTCGTCCGCTGCTCGATCCGATGCAACGCCGAGAAGGTGATCATGCTCTATCGCCGGGACGAGAAGACGATTATCCGCAATACGACTTACGAAGAGTATCACGAAGCGGTGGAAGAGGGTGTCGAGTTCATTTTCCATTCGGCGGTCGAAGAGATCATCGAGGATGAGAACGGATGCCTGAAAAAGCTGAAGGTCAATCGGTTCGAGCTGGTTCCCAATCCCGACGGCGGACGTCCGCAGCTCGTCAAGATCGAAGGGGCCGACTTCGAAATCGAGTGCGATTATCTGATTCCCGCCGTCAGTCAGGCCGCCGATCTGGGGCTTTTGCCCGAAGAGTGGGAGCTGGAACTGACAAGCTGGGGAACGCTCAAGACCAACGGCCGCGACTATATGACAAGCCGCAAAGGGCTGTTCGCCGCCGGCGACTGCGAATACGGTCCCATGACGATCGTCAACGCGGTGGGACAAGCGCGCCGCGCCGCTTCGGTGATATCGCGATATGTCCATACCGGTGAGATCACGCTGACCGACGAAGAGATCATGGAAGATCACCTCCGCAGACTGCGCGTCTACGACAAGAAAGAGAAGGTGACCGGATGGCTTCCCGGTCTTCCCCGGCAGGTCAGTGAAAAACTGGGTGTTGACGAGCGCAAATACAACAATCGCGAAGTCAATCTCGGCTTTACGCAGGAAGAGGCGATCGCCGAAGCGGAACGCTGCATGCGATGCTACTACATCGCGATGACGGCAGTATAA
- a CDS encoding NADH-ubiquinone oxidoreductase subunit E family protein — protein MVRYDLRHLKDGFYDRMMELLETGTKPGEVAIFLFEIGDFSPIQKSADLVKEAGHELLNSLKFNEVDWTIMVRRKK, from the coding sequence ATGGTACGTTACGATTTGCGCCATCTGAAAGATGGGTTTTACGACAGAATGATGGAGCTGCTCGAGACCGGTACGAAACCGGGTGAAGTGGCGATCTTCCTCTTCGAAATAGGCGATTTTTCGCCGATTCAAAAAAGCGCCGATCTGGTCAAGGAGGCTGGACATGAGTTGCTGAACTCGCTCAAGTTCAACGAAGTCGACTGGACCATCATGGTGAGAAGGAAAAAATAG
- the nuoD gene encoding NADH dehydrogenase (quinone) subunit D yields the protein MQQTNKLRPFFENLEFEREDNHMVINFGPQHPSAHGQLRLILELDGEQIVRAVPDIGYLHRGMEKMAENMIYNEFLPTTDRMDYIAATANNYGFALAVERLLGIEEKVPRRAKVIRTMLLELNRIISHLFWLATHALDVGAMSVFLYCFREREYAMDLMEDYCGARLTHSAVRIGGVPLDLPEGWLGALAKFVNELPSNIKDYEDLLTENRIWRMRLEGVGIIDAELAKSWGCTGPILRATGIEYDIRKEEPYELYDELEFDIPVTDTGDSYGRYKLYMEEMRQSARILQQLIAMYDETEPELMAHVPQYISAPKEDIMTQNYSLMQHFVLVTQGMRPPVGEVYVPTESPKGELGFYINSQGEPYPYRLKVRAPSFWHCGILQDILPGTYIPDVVTIIGNTNIVFGEIDR from the coding sequence ATGCAACAGACCAACAAACTACGGCCATTTTTCGAAAACCTGGAGTTCGAACGCGAAGACAACCATATGGTGATCAACTTCGGACCGCAGCACCCGTCCGCGCACGGGCAGCTTCGACTGATTCTGGAGCTCGACGGCGAACAGATCGTCCGGGCGGTGCCTGATATCGGGTATCTTCATCGAGGCATGGAGAAGATGGCGGAGAATATGATCTACAACGAATTTCTCCCGACGACCGATAGGATGGACTATATCGCCGCCACAGCGAACAACTACGGCTTCGCTCTGGCGGTGGAGCGTCTGCTCGGCATCGAAGAGAAGGTACCCAGACGCGCCAAAGTGATCCGAACGATGCTGCTGGAACTCAACCGTATCATTTCCCACCTCTTCTGGCTGGCGACGCATGCTCTGGATGTCGGGGCCATGAGTGTTTTCCTCTACTGCTTCCGCGAACGGGAATACGCGATGGACCTGATGGAGGATTACTGCGGCGCCCGCCTGACCCACTCGGCGGTACGCATCGGCGGTGTGCCGCTCGATCTGCCGGAAGGTTGGCTGGGGGCTCTGGCGAAATTCGTCAACGAGCTTCCTTCCAACATCAAGGATTATGAGGATCTTCTGACGGAGAACCGTATCTGGCGAATGCGTCTGGAGGGTGTCGGCATCATCGACGCGGAGCTGGCGAAGAGCTGGGGTTGTACCGGACCGATCCTCCGCGCCACGGGCATCGAGTACGATATTCGCAAAGAGGAGCCCTACGAACTCTACGACGAACTGGAGTTCGATATTCCCGTTACCGATACGGGTGACAGCTACGGACGCTACAAACTCTATATGGAAGAGATGCGCCAGTCGGCACGTATCCTTCAGCAACTCATCGCGATGTACGACGAGACGGAGCCGGAACTGATGGCCCACGTGCCCCAGTACATTTCGGCACCGAAAGAGGATATCATGACGCAGAACTACTCGCTGATGCAGCACTTCGTGCTGGTGACACAGGGAATGCGTCCGCCGGTGGGTGAAGTCTACGTTCCGACGGAGAGCCCGAAAGGGGAGCTCGGCTTCTATATCAACTCACAGGGCGAGCCCTATCCCTACCGTCTCAAAGTGCGTGCACCGAGTTTCTGGCACTGCGGCATTCTGCAGGATATTCTGCCGGGAACCTATATCCCCGATGTCGTCACGATCATCGGTAACACCAATATCGTCTTCGGCGAAATCGACAGATAA
- a CDS encoding NADH-quinone oxidoreductase subunit C: protein MRPYTPKDNVQKKAYYTDRFWVAPRIPEEPVPESSPYADDLAAVKKACKVLKAYLQRGQLVIFINPEDNIAALSALKKERGYSMLSELSAVDFLAERGGFEVFYQLLNLDEARRLRVKCFVEENQAVESVNPLYRSADWAEREMWDLMGVKVNNHPYLKRLIMPDDWEGHPLRKTYPLEGDEFAQWYEVDKIFGKEARDIIGPENRDPARIDRYDTERFARLGHEVPRGAPAEMVDKEEETPLSYQEEEGVFLIQKMSEENSKVLDKRK from the coding sequence ATGAGACCCTATACTCCAAAAGACAATGTCCAGAAAAAAGCCTATTACACCGACCGTTTCTGGGTGGCTCCCCGTATTCCCGAAGAGCCCGTGCCCGAAAGCAGCCCTTATGCGGACGACCTGGCCGCGGTCAAAAAGGCGTGCAAAGTGCTCAAAGCCTATCTTCAGCGCGGACAGCTTGTCATCTTCATCAATCCCGAAGACAACATTGCCGCACTGAGCGCCCTTAAGAAGGAGCGGGGTTACAGCATGCTCTCGGAACTGAGTGCTGTCGATTTTCTGGCGGAGCGCGGAGGGTTCGAGGTTTTCTATCAACTTCTGAATCTGGATGAAGCGCGCCGTCTGCGCGTCAAATGTTTCGTCGAGGAGAACCAGGCGGTCGAAAGCGTCAATCCCCTCTACCGCAGCGCCGACTGGGCGGAGCGGGAGATGTGGGACCTGATGGGTGTGAAAGTGAACAACCACCCCTACCTCAAGCGTCTTATCATGCCCGACGATTGGGAAGGGCATCCTCTCAGAAAAACCTATCCGCTGGAAGGGGACGAATTCGCGCAATGGTATGAAGTCGACAAAATCTTCGGCAAAGAGGCCCGCGATATCATCGGACCCGAAAACCGCGATCCTGCACGCATTGACCGCTACGATACGGAGCGTTTTGCGCGTCTTGGACACGAAGTGCCACGCGGCGCACCGGCCGAAATGGTCGACAAAGAGGAAGAGACTCCGCTCAGCTATCAGGAAGAGGAGGGCGTTTTCCTGATTCAGAAGATGTCGGAAGAGAATTCAAAAGTTTTGGATAAGAGAAAATAA
- a CDS encoding NuoB/complex I 20 kDa subunit family protein — MAQHQVNYTQSGGLPVALTTVDKILNWGRSNSLWALTYGLACCAIEMMASGASRYDFDRFGTIFRASPRQADLMIVAGTLTKKHAEFIRRLYDQMTEPKWVISMGSCANTGGMFNTYATVQGVDRVIPVDLYLPGCAPRPETLQYAVMLLQQKIRKESANKSQKPKRLV, encoded by the coding sequence ATGGCACAGCATCAAGTAAATTATACGCAAAGCGGCGGCTTGCCGGTCGCCTTGACGACGGTTGACAAAATACTCAACTGGGGGCGAAGCAACTCATTGTGGGCATTGACCTACGGACTTGCCTGCTGTGCGATCGAGATGATGGCATCGGGTGCGAGCCGCTACGACTTTGACCGATTCGGTACGATTTTTAGGGCCTCCCCGCGCCAGGCCGACCTGATGATTGTGGCGGGCACGCTGACGAAAAAGCACGCCGAATTCATTCGCCGGCTCTACGATCAGATGACCGAACCCAAGTGGGTCATCTCGATGGGAAGCTGCGCCAACACGGGGGGAATGTTCAATACGTACGCGACCGTTCAGGGTGTCGATCGTGTCATTCCCGTCGATCTCTATCTGCCGGGTTGTGCGCCGCGTCCCGAGACGCTCCAGTATGCGGTCATGCTGCTGCAGCAGAAGATACGCAAAGAGTCTGCCAACAAATCCCAAAAACCGAAAAGGCTGGTATGA
- a CDS encoding NAD(P)H-quinone oxidoreductase subunit 3: MTHMAVDHPYFGAFLLLLITFGAFSFTIFAARFVSRKLARLDTEKLKLTIYECGPEVTKQPNTISAQFYLFALLFILFDVEIIFMFPWAIDFKVLGWFGFVEMILFIVLLAIGFIYAWKKGALEWHSIK, from the coding sequence ATGACACATATGGCTGTAGATCATCCATATTTCGGTGCCTTTCTGCTGCTGCTGATCACCTTCGGTGCCTTCAGCTTCACGATATTCGCGGCGCGGTTTGTAAGCCGCAAGCTGGCTCGGCTTGATACCGAAAAGCTCAAACTCACCATTTACGAGTGCGGGCCGGAGGTTACGAAGCAGCCCAATACCATTTCGGCACAGTTCTATCTTTTCGCACTTCTTTTCATTCTTTTCGATGTCGAAATCATCTTCATGTTCCCATGGGCGATCGATTTCAAAGTGCTCGGATGGTTTGGGTTCGTCGAAATGATTCTCTTTATTGTATTGCTGGCAATCGGATTTATCTACGCATGGAAGAAAGGAGCGCTTGAATGGCACAGCATCAAGTAA
- a CDS encoding 5-bromo-4-chloroindolyl phosphate hydrolysis family protein — MASGRDAASGATRPWMLYFFAPFLLMGVASSLVAGHYRFFLFKLAGFGLYYVAIRCIERGNRMAFVYEKAAIAPAPRPPCRTIGSGALFSAVTFLGTTVTDASWLQSLVVGTVTAAGALLYYGTDPVRDKLPDSDADIDTSHLLASLKEARERLKAIDAAKRSMDDPRLAALLGETLRHAERILHAIEQDPALLRLARKFLVVYIDGIARVMERYAQLKTKGIDEKTRENLAALLEEANRRFEAERQRLDQGDRFDLEVQIDAMRELLKQ; from the coding sequence ATGGCGTCGGGACGAGATGCCGCTTCCGGAGCAACTAGGCCCTGGATGCTGTACTTTTTCGCCCCCTTCCTGCTTATGGGTGTCGCGTCATCGCTGGTCGCCGGGCATTACCGATTTTTTCTTTTCAAACTGGCCGGTTTCGGACTCTACTATGTCGCAATCCGATGTATCGAGCGGGGCAACCGGATGGCGTTTGTGTACGAAAAAGCCGCGATCGCCCCAGCACCCCGCCCTCCCTGCCGTACGATCGGCAGCGGTGCCCTCTTCTCGGCGGTCACCTTCTTGGGAACCACGGTCACCGACGCTTCGTGGCTGCAGAGCCTCGTCGTAGGCACCGTGACGGCAGCCGGCGCTCTGCTCTACTACGGAACCGACCCCGTAAGGGACAAACTGCCCGACAGCGACGCCGATATCGACACTTCCCACCTTCTTGCAAGCCTAAAGGAGGCCAGGGAGCGTCTCAAAGCGATCGATGCGGCAAAAAGATCCATGGACGATCCCCGACTCGCCGCGCTGCTGGGGGAGACTCTCCGCCATGCCGAGAGAATTTTGCATGCCATAGAACAAGATCCCGCCCTTCTGCGCCTGGCCAGGAAATTTCTTGTGGTCTACATAGACGGCATCGCCCGCGTGATGGAGCGTTACGCGCAGCTGAAAACGAAAGGTATCGACGAAAAAACCAGGGAAAATCTCGCAGCGTTGCTGGAAGAGGCCAACCGCCGCTTCGAAGCGGAACGGCAGCGACTCGACCAGGGCGATCGGTTCGACCTGGAGGTCCAGATCGACGCAATGCGGGAATTACTCAAACAGTGA
- a CDS encoding toxic anion resistance protein translates to MERKEQSKDVTNGNEPLRQKENFTPPLPHEEEKIEEAMASLTPGDRSSVIRFATKAQAKLDEISNRMIESVRNKDLGAAGEDLNRMVAAIRGFDIDSLDPGKKLGWWQKLLGKTEPLALFIQRYEEVRNQIDAISADLERHKATLTRDVVALDKLYEANLEYFRNLELYIEAGERKLRELEETIIPGYEKKAEKGKMLDLQELQEIRGFRDDLERRVHDLRLSRQVAMQALPSIRLIQENDKALIDKINSTLLNTVPLWRNQLAQTVTIFRSHDAAKAIRRAGDLTNELLEKNAEGLREANREVRIQMERGVFDIESVKKANATLIETLNDSLQIAEKGKKARETALEELQKSEAALRDALLRIEATRE, encoded by the coding sequence GTGGAACGAAAGGAACAAAGCAAAGATGTGACAAACGGAAACGAACCGTTGAGACAGAAGGAGAATTTCACGCCGCCCCTGCCCCACGAGGAAGAGAAGATCGAAGAGGCGATGGCCTCCCTGACACCCGGCGACCGAAGCTCCGTCATCCGTTTCGCAACAAAAGCGCAGGCAAAGCTGGACGAAATTTCGAACCGAATGATCGAAAGCGTCCGAAACAAGGATCTGGGCGCCGCAGGAGAAGATCTCAACCGGATGGTCGCCGCCATCCGCGGCTTTGATATCGACTCGCTCGACCCCGGCAAAAAGCTGGGATGGTGGCAGAAGCTTCTGGGCAAAACGGAGCCACTCGCCCTCTTCATCCAGCGCTATGAAGAGGTACGCAACCAGATCGACGCCATCTCCGCAGATCTGGAACGCCACAAGGCCACGCTCACCCGCGATGTGGTGGCGCTGGACAAACTTTACGAGGCCAATCTCGAATATTTCCGGAATCTGGAACTCTATATCGAAGCGGGAGAACGCAAACTCAGGGAACTGGAGGAGACGATCATCCCCGGGTATGAGAAAAAAGCGGAAAAGGGAAAGATGCTCGATCTTCAGGAACTGCAGGAGATACGCGGTTTCCGTGACGATCTGGAAAGACGTGTGCACGACCTGCGTCTTTCGCGCCAAGTGGCGATGCAGGCACTTCCGTCCATCCGACTCATTCAGGAAAACGACAAAGCCCTCATCGACAAAATCAATTCCACTTTGCTCAACACGGTCCCGCTGTGGCGCAACCAGCTGGCCCAGACCGTCACGATCTTCCGCAGCCACGACGCCGCCAAAGCGATCCGGCGGGCCGGGGACCTGACCAACGAACTGCTGGAAAAAAACGCCGAAGGGCTGCGCGAAGCGAACAGAGAGGTACGCATCCAGATGGAACGGGGAGTTTTCGACATCGAAAGTGTCAAAAAAGCCAACGCCACTCTCATCGAAACCCTCAACGACTCCCTCCAAATCGCCGAAAAGGGCAAAAAAGCGAGAGAAACGGCCCTGGAAGAGCTCCAAAAGAGCGAAGCGGCCCTCAGGGATGCCCTGCTTCGCATCGAGGCAACAAGAGAGTAG
- a CDS encoding amidohydrolase family protein — MQTVDIHMHLLHSEATFERLYDKLAIRFFAKKLGADPAALVAEPHRAYCDTVIRRVGESKYLKKTVIFGVDARVDEKGRQIHRDLTVCATNEDVYALYRRAPELVIPFMSVNPLRPDALERVEMYVDMGFKGVKFLQNYWNVDTTEARFVPFFEKLRQKGLPLIVHIGSESSVHSYPACETLRMLEGPLRAGVTTIAAHMGLEYSLRHPIKAFSKNPKHFGDNYHRLLEMLEAHKNLYADISAILTPVRAKVLPHLARQTQVHDKLLFGTDFPVPFTTLFNTHDLSLRRRKELSRIDNPFDRCIETLLEYFPKKNPLWHNHKKVLRDS, encoded by the coding sequence ATGCAGACTGTCGACATCCACATGCACCTGCTTCACTCCGAAGCGACGTTCGAGCGCCTTTACGACAAGCTTGCCATCCGCTTCTTCGCCAAAAAACTGGGAGCCGATCCGGCCGCGCTTGTCGCCGAACCCCACCGCGCCTACTGCGACACGGTGATACGGCGTGTCGGCGAATCGAAATATCTGAAAAAAACGGTCATTTTCGGCGTCGACGCCCGGGTCGATGAAAAGGGACGGCAGATCCACCGGGACCTGACGGTCTGCGCCACCAACGAAGATGTCTACGCCCTCTACCGCCGGGCACCCGAGCTTGTCATTCCCTTCATGTCGGTCAATCCTCTGCGTCCGGATGCGCTCGAGCGGGTGGAGATGTACGTCGACATGGGTTTTAAGGGAGTGAAATTCCTGCAAAACTACTGGAATGTCGACACGACAGAGGCGCGTTTCGTCCCTTTTTTCGAAAAGTTGCGGCAGAAGGGGCTGCCGCTTATCGTCCATATCGGCAGCGAAAGCAGTGTCCACTCCTACCCGGCATGCGAAACTCTGCGGATGCTCGAAGGGCCGCTGCGCGCCGGGGTCACCACCATCGCCGCCCACATGGGGCTGGAGTACTCCCTCCGCCATCCTATAAAGGCCTTCTCCAAAAATCCGAAACACTTCGGCGATAACTACCACCGGCTTCTTGAGATGCTGGAAGCGCACAAAAACCTCTACGCAGACATCTCCGCCATTCTCACTCCGGTGCGGGCCAAGGTCCTCCCCCACCTGGCGCGACAGACCCAGGTGCATGACAAACTGCTCTTCGGCACCGATTTCCCGGTCCCGTTCACGACCCTCTTCAACACCCACGACCTCTCTTTGCGCAGGCGCAAGGAGCTGAGCCGAATCGACAACCCCTTCGACCGCTGTATCGAAACGCTTCTGGAGTATTTCCCCAAAAAGAACCCGCTCTGGCACAATCACAAGAAAGTGCTGCGGGACTCTTGA